The Lycium barbarum isolate Lr01 chromosome 10, ASM1917538v2, whole genome shotgun sequence genome includes a region encoding these proteins:
- the LOC132613385 gene encoding putative F-box/LRR-repeat protein At4g15060: MCLFMHVSLLSTGLLVLPVLTLGAIAIGLNYYVVLKKRQALMEQLKEKDSIDQVYDAKEDYFSQLPDDLLPSMLAYLPIHDAARTSILSRRWKHLFASMPMLKLKCLDMSGIDSDDHSCCPHYQQKFLKGVNQLLQLYSGRRVAHIEMAFCYGRKFSTVFDQLMCSISRVGVERLSLNFRPQNKTSPMCGFSFELLSQASSLKHLFLSCCVVQPSSKVNFLRTLSLEYVFLRSGQLEGILSSCLNLEHLRIKFCTLPFKICVSGTITSFIFFTCNGVEDIDLRARNLRTFECSSYRKVRFYFSFVPELEYVMIDLRQSESMPYIFGDFARDLPAQIKSLRVIIGPSEVNFFPREMEIFKNLINFFPREREIFKNLRQLHLLTMIRWSAGRGGPLLISPTCHTELKEVAFCGFHGISEEIEFALYIMRSAMVLERMFLSQRFRCYSGFGHWENMFFTFDERRQNSIQRQLCGEAISRKAVVIFQ, translated from the exons ATGTGGTTTTGAAGAAAAGACAAGCTTTAATGGAACaattaaaagagaaagattcCATTGATCAG GTTTATGATGCAAAGGAGGATTACTTCAGTCAGCTCCCAGATGATCTTTTGCCTTCCATGCTGGCATATCTGCCGATACATGATGCTGCTAGGACGAGCATTTTATCTAGAAGGTGGAAACATCTCTTTGCTTCTATGCCTATGTTAAAACTCAAATGCCTTGACATGTCCGGGATTGACTCTGATGATCACAGTTGTTGCCCTCACTATCAACAAAAATTCTTGAAAGGAGTAAATCAATTATTACAACTTTATTCAGGTCGTAGAGTGGCTCATATTGAGATGGCCTTTTGCTATGGGAGAAAGTTTTCTACTGTGTTTGACCAATTGATGTGTTCCATTTCAAGAGTAGGTGTTGAAAGATTATCTCTTAACTTTCGTCCTCAAAACAAAACTTCGCCGATGTGTGGATTTTCTTTTGAGCTTCTCTCTCAAGCATCCTCATTGAAACACTTGTTTTTGTCCTGTTGCGTTGTGCAACCAAGTTCCAAAGTCAACTTCCTCCGAACCCTTAGCTTGGAGTATGTTTTCTTAAGAAGCGGACAACTCGAGGGTATTTTATCCTCTTGTTTGAACCTTGAGCACTTAAGAATTAAATTTTGTACACTTCCTTTTAAGATATGTGTCTCTGGTACAATAACATCTTTTATCTTTTTCACTTGTAATGGAGTAGAAGATATTGATCTTCGGGCTCGAAATCTCCGTACGTTTGAGTGTTCCTCTTATAGAAAAGTCAGATTTTATTTCTCCTTTGTTCCCGAATTGGAATATGTAATGATTGATCTTCGACAATCCGAGTCAATGCCATACATATTTGGTGATTTTGCAAGAGATTTACCTGCTCAGATTAAATCTTTAAGAGTCATAATCGGTCCTTCTGAG GTAAATTTCTTTCCAAGAGAGATGGAGATTTTCAAAAACCTTATAAATTTCTTtccaagagagagagagattttcaAAAACCTTAGGCAGTTACATTTG TTAACAATGATAAGATGGAGTGCAGGAAGAGGAGGGCCTCTTCTTATATCGCCTACATGTCACACTGAGCTAAAAGAAGTGGCTTTTTGTGGATTTCATGGGATAAGTGAAGAGATTGAATTTGCTTTATACATTATGAGAAGTGCCATGGTACTTGAGCGAATGTTTCTCAGCCAACGCTTTAGATGTTATTCTGGGTTTGGCCACTGGGAGAACATGTTTTTTACGTTTGATGAAAGAAGACAGAACTCGATCCAAAGACAATTATGTGGAGAAGCTATCTCTAGGAAAGCTGTGGTGATTTTCCAATAA